From Thioalbus denitrificans, a single genomic window includes:
- a CDS encoding NAD(P)H-binding protein, which produces MKQALVIGITGGFGGHVAAALLEDGWKVRALMRDPARLPPWHRGVEAVRGDAREIGDVRRAAAGAEVIVYGVNIPYPRWRREALPLLEPTARVAEEQGLTVVFPGNVYNFDPREGPDFTEAAPFRPVSRKGAIRLALEERLRRATANGARVVLIRAGDFIGAHAGSTWMNVLAKRTDSGYRLLRPGPAGLVHTWANLPDVGRTVVRLLRRRDRLPVFAPFHFAGYRVTFDEMVDAMGTAGGRPVRVWPFPWWAVTLLAPFIPFLRELREMRYLWRQEVNLDESRLRETLAGEVPHTPLPEALVAAGVVARD; this is translated from the coding sequence ATGAAACAGGCATTGGTCATCGGCATCACCGGCGGTTTCGGCGGCCACGTGGCCGCCGCCCTGCTGGAGGACGGCTGGAAGGTGAGGGCCCTGATGCGGGATCCCGCCCGGCTGCCCCCCTGGCACCGTGGCGTGGAGGCCGTGCGCGGTGACGCCCGGGAGATCGGGGATGTGCGGCGGGCGGCCGCCGGCGCGGAGGTCATCGTCTACGGGGTCAACATCCCCTACCCGCGCTGGCGGCGCGAGGCCCTGCCCCTGCTGGAGCCGACCGCGCGGGTCGCCGAGGAGCAGGGACTCACCGTGGTCTTTCCGGGCAACGTCTACAACTTCGATCCCCGGGAGGGCCCCGACTTCACCGAGGCGGCGCCGTTCCGCCCGGTGAGCCGCAAGGGGGCGATCCGCCTGGCGCTGGAGGAGCGGCTCCGGCGGGCGACCGCCAACGGGGCGCGGGTCGTGCTGATCCGTGCCGGGGACTTCATCGGCGCCCACGCCGGCAGCACCTGGATGAACGTCCTCGCCAAACGGACGGACAGCGGCTACCGGCTGCTGCGCCCGGGACCGGCCGGACTCGTCCACACCTGGGCCAACCTGCCGGACGTGGGCCGAACGGTCGTCCGCCTGCTGCGGCGGCGCGACCGCCTTCCGGTCTTCGCCCCGTTCCACTTCGCGGGCTACCGCGTCACCTTCGACGAGATGGTGGACGCCATGGGCACGGCGGGCGGCCGGCCGGTCAGGGTGTGGCCCTTCCCCTGGTGGGCGGTGACCCTGCTCGCCCCCTTCATACCCTTCCTCCGCGAGCTGCGGGAGATGCGCTACCTGTGGCGACAGGAGGTCAACCTGGACGAAAGCCGCCTGCGCGAAACGCTGGCGGGCGAGGTGCCCCACACGCCGCTGCCCGAGGCGCTGGTGGCGGCCGGGGTGGTGGCGCGGGATTGA
- a CDS encoding RCC1 domain-containing protein: MNAGHHDGLWRLALLALLKPCLFLAIASGALYGLPALSEGPRVHPVDIAVGWGQSCILGDNGHVWCWGNKLLNGQAEDTATPTRVQGVADIRKIAAGRLGTCAIDASRKVICWGMQIYRKEFSAEPYLIEGLPPAQQVAIGFQHFCALTTGREVYCWGANAAGEIGDGTVEDRLQPVKVEGVSDVIALDAGVNNTCAIEAGGTIKCWGTDDPGNPEQGFAISSFTPKVVQGPGQLLTIRNARNYVCGIRVDGILFCWGSPYALPVTDGKLYTVPEAPRAFAVILSGEKRVIDVGLGAFSGCAVFENGQMHCWDYNDEPKPAPDFEGVERISMDSQTRGCALLRGGLVRCWDIDISDNEEISIPD, encoded by the coding sequence ATGAACGCAGGACATCATGATGGACTTTGGCGCCTGGCGCTCCTGGCATTGCTCAAGCCATGCCTCTTCCTCGCCATCGCTTCCGGCGCGCTGTACGGCCTCCCCGCCTTATCGGAAGGTCCCCGCGTACACCCCGTCGATATCGCTGTCGGGTGGGGGCAGAGCTGCATTCTCGGAGACAACGGCCACGTCTGGTGCTGGGGCAATAAGCTGCTCAACGGCCAGGCTGAAGACACGGCCACCCCGACCCGGGTCCAGGGCGTCGCGGATATCCGGAAAATTGCCGCGGGCCGGCTCGGCACCTGCGCCATCGATGCGTCCCGCAAGGTCATCTGCTGGGGAATGCAGATCTACAGGAAGGAATTCTCCGCCGAGCCGTACCTGATCGAGGGGCTGCCTCCCGCGCAACAGGTGGCCATCGGCTTCCAGCACTTCTGCGCCCTGACGACCGGCAGGGAGGTGTACTGCTGGGGAGCAAACGCCGCGGGCGAGATCGGCGACGGCACGGTTGAGGATCGACTGCAACCGGTCAAGGTGGAGGGGGTGAGCGATGTCATCGCCCTCGATGCCGGCGTCAACAACACCTGCGCGATTGAAGCCGGGGGCACGATCAAGTGCTGGGGTACCGACGACCCGGGCAACCCGGAACAGGGCTTTGCCATTAGTTCATTCACCCCGAAAGTCGTTCAAGGGCCCGGGCAACTGCTGACCATTCGCAATGCCCGCAATTACGTGTGCGGGATTCGTGTCGACGGCATCCTGTTCTGCTGGGGCTCTCCCTACGCACTTCCGGTCACGGATGGAAAGCTCTACACCGTACCGGAAGCCCCGCGTGCATTCGCAGTAATCCTCAGCGGTGAGAAGAGAGTCATCGACGTAGGGCTGGGCGCATTCAGCGGCTGCGCCGTCTTCGAGAACGGACAAATGCATTGTTGGGATTATAACGACGAGCCGAAACCGGCCCCGGACTTCGAGGGCGTCGAGAGGATCTCCATGGATTCCCAGACCAGGGGCTGCGCACTCCTCAGGGGCGGGCTGGTCCGCTGCTGGGATATTGATATAAGCGACAATGAGGAGATATCCATTCCCGACTGA
- a CDS encoding LysR family transcriptional regulator, with translation MNNIDWELIRTFLAVAEQGSVSGAARVLGASQPTLSRHIRELERRTQLSLFERSPRGLALTGQGEALVEAARGMGESAERFARLAGGLSVELDGDLRISANEIVGYHLLPPLIAAFRERYPGVAIEVVISNRTSSLNKREADVALRMFRPEQPDLVAARLADLALGLFARRDYLDRHGTPATPSELSGHALIGFDEDPAFIEAAAPMGARLGRGDFPLRTDHMPLHVALMRAGAGIGATHVGLAARYPELDRVLPGVPLPALEFWCVCHRDLRLNPRVRALMRFAGEWFGSDPYRAVLA, from the coding sequence ATGAATAACATCGATTGGGAATTGATCCGCACCTTCCTCGCCGTGGCCGAGCAGGGCAGCGTCTCGGGGGCCGCGCGGGTGCTCGGGGCCTCCCAGCCAACCCTCAGCCGCCACATCCGCGAGCTGGAGCGGCGCACGCAGCTCAGCCTCTTCGAGCGCTCGCCCCGGGGCCTGGCGCTGACCGGGCAGGGGGAGGCGCTGGTGGAGGCCGCCCGGGGGATGGGCGAATCGGCGGAGCGCTTCGCACGTCTGGCCGGCGGGCTGTCGGTGGAGCTGGACGGGGATCTGCGCATCAGCGCCAACGAGATTGTCGGCTACCATCTCCTGCCGCCGCTGATCGCCGCCTTCCGGGAACGCTACCCGGGGGTGGCCATCGAGGTGGTGATTTCCAACCGTACCAGCAGCCTGAACAAGCGCGAGGCGGATGTGGCGCTGCGCATGTTCCGGCCGGAGCAGCCCGATCTCGTGGCCGCGCGGCTGGCCGACCTGGCGCTGGGCCTGTTCGCCCGGCGGGATTACCTGGACCGGCACGGGACGCCGGCGACGCCGTCGGAGCTGAGTGGGCATGCGCTCATCGGTTTCGACGAGGACCCGGCGTTCATCGAGGCGGCGGCCCCCATGGGCGCCCGCCTGGGCCGCGGGGATTTCCCGCTGCGCACCGACCACATGCCGCTGCACGTCGCGCTGATGCGGGCCGGGGCGGGTATCGGCGCCACCCATGTCGGGCTGGCGGCCCGCTACCCGGAACTGGATCGCGTGCTGCCGGGGGTGCCCCTGCCCGCCCTGGAGTTCTGGTGCGTCTGCCACCGCGACCTGCGGCTCAACCCGCGGGTGCGCGCCCTGATGCGCTTCGCCGGCGAGTGGTTCGGGAGCGATCCCTACCGGGCGGTGCTGGCCTAG